The following nucleotide sequence is from Camelus bactrianus isolate YW-2024 breed Bactrian camel chromosome 19, ASM4877302v1, whole genome shotgun sequence.
gagacTGGCTTGACCGGGGTCATCCAGGGTTGGAGGCAAGGCCACTCTTTTGCTATCCACCCCAAGTCCCTCTGCCTCTAAGAACTTCCACTTCCAATCTCCAATTCATTGCCTATGTGACCTCAAGTTCAAGGtttgccctctctgagcttcctgtccCCTTGGGAACTGGGcatggggtggggaagggcagaAGACTTATGGTTGGGGAGGGTTCATGTACCTGTCAGCCTTTCCCCTGCAGGTCCCCTTCCTAGTGCAGGGAAAAGTCCCCAGTCCTCACCCCAGTTCTATCCCGAATCACTCTGTGGCCAGAGCCAGTGTCCTCCACTATGAAGAATGCTCACCAGCCAGTCTCCCAAAGGTGGTTATGAGGAGGCCCTGTGGAGCACATCTCAGACCAGGCCAGCCACTGGCCTCATGCCCCACCAGATCCTGGGGTAGACAATTACTGAGCTTTGAAGGCCCCACCCCAAGACTTTCCCCACCCCGTCCCCTTGTGAACACAGAAGAGTCTACAGACCCAGCCCTTGAAAAACAAGCATTTGTGTTTATTAACCAAAGGGAGGAAAGTCAAGGCAGTGCAGACTCCTCCAAGTCCCTCTTGTAGTCTACCCACATAGGCCAGGCTGCCAAGGCCCTTGAAGAACAGTACACAGGccactcctccctgcccccaccccagggtgaGTTCCCGGGAACCAAGGcccactggataaagaagaggaagTTGGCAAAGGACCAAggccaaggaaggaaggaagaaagaaacagagccaCTGAGTAGACAGCTCTGGTGAGATCTCTTGGCCCCTCACTCTCAGTGGGGAGGGCTACATGCCCCAAATCCAAACCCACAAGCAGGGGTACATTCACATCAAAACCCTACATGTGAGGGGTAGGAGATGGTCCAAGGTCAAGAGGCAACTCTCTCCAGGTCTCTCCTTGCCAGATGGATGCTTGTCCAGCCTCTGAGCCTTGGCCTCTATACCAAGTTCACACAAGGCAGCAGCCTCTGGTCTGCCCCAAGCCAGGGAATGGATAGATGCAGGAGAGGTCAAGGGACCAATGGCATCTCTAAGATCCGCCCTGTGGTGAATTCCGAGTCCAGCGGAGGCCTAGCCCTCAGCCGCAGGAGACTCCCAGGCTTGCCGCAGCCCGTACAGCCACTTGATCACCCGGGCATTTCGCTCTACCACCGACACGCCATAGGGGACGCGCTCCCGGGCCCGCTCCTCGACTGTGGCAGAGCTGCGGCGGGAACAGCCCCCTTCGGAGCTGGCCGGCCCAGCACTGGGCCCGGCCAGGGACACGATGTCTGAGCTGGCCCGCGCCAGGTGGGCCACACCCAAGCCCCGTGCTTCCTCCGGGTCCAGGCCGCAGAAGTTAAAAAATCGCTCCAGGTCAGCAGCTGCCCGCGAGAAGCGCTCACTCAGGTCCGACTTAGAGCGCTGCAAACCAGGGGGCcgggtggggctggaggcagcGGCAGCACCTGGCGATGGGCAGGGCCGGGCAGGTGAGGCTGGCAGGGGAAGGACATCCACTCGGCGGACCGCAGCAGTACTGGGTTGTGGGCGTGGGGGGGTTGCTGGAGGAGCCTGGCGGGTTCCCTCTGCCCGTCCAGGGGTACGACTAGCCTCGGCAGGAGACACGGGACTATCACACAAGTTGATGAGGCTGCTAAGGATGTCCAGGTCCAGCTGGGGTCGGCGGCCGGGGCCAGGCAGGACTCGGCGGCTGGGCGTGAGCACCGTGCGGCGAGTCCCGGGGCTGAAGAGCGGCTGTTTGGACAGCAGGGGCTGCACAGGTTCCTGGCGGGTGTTGGCCACATGCAGGCTCTTGACGTACTTGGCCTTGTCGGCCTCCAGGCGCTCTACAGCACTAGGTTTCCGGGCTCCACCATCCGCTGGCCGCCGTAGCAGGTAGCCGGGGACCTTGGTCCGTAGACggaaaggtggggtgggggtgtcccgGGCTCCGGGAGTCAGGGTATCCACAGGCATGGTCGTTACATACCCCGAGGGCTTCTGTCTGAGGAGACTGGagaaatgaggagacagagatcCTGATGGAAAGCTGGCAGCTGGACGCCGCAACCGCTGcagtggaggaaagaaagaaaagagcagagCACATTCAGACAAAGGCTCAGCAAAGACTGAAAGAGGATGAAGACGCCTTCCCTATTAAAAGGTAAAGGCCACGCCTCTGATTAACAGGGAGCCAATCAGCAGGCAGAAAGTACGTGCTGAGGGGCCTGTggctccacccacccaccccccttcCTTCTCCGAGGGCTTGGCCCAGCGGAGGCAGAGAAAAAAAGGTGCCAAAGAAGACAAGGGCAGCCTGAGCAGAGAAGACGGGGCAAGGcacattttaaagaaagcaaaGTGGGCTCGAGGCTGAGTGCTGAGCACCAGCCGGCTCAACCTCAGTGGGTCCTCTTAACagttccattttgcagatggggaaccTGAAGCCCACGGAGGCAAACTTGATTAAGCTAATTCAGCAAAGTGGCGACTCTGTCCCTGTCTCCAAGAGGGGAGGTGCTTGCACAGGGGTCTTGGGGTTGAGTGGCCAACAGAAAGGGCTCCAACCCCACACCCCATCTGAAATGCCCACAGGGAGCCTGGTACCACCTCCACCCAACACTTACCCAGGCAGGAGACTGCCCTGTGCCATCCACCCGCCTAGACATGTCAAGCCCCAGGCATAGCAGCAGAGTCTGTAGGGGAGGAGTGTAGAAAGTCCCCACCTTCGCCCCAACTGAGGTCAGACACCCATTAGCTTCCAGTATGAAACTCCAGTGCCAGGCCCACAGTAATGCATGGATGCCTGTCAGGTGGAAACGTCAGCCCTGAGCAATGCTGCtccaagagaagccagaaatgcaCAAGATCACACCACCTTGCTTGGGAGCAACCAGCTGACTCTGGATCTGCCAGCAACATAGGCAGGAAGGCCCACACTTGGGTGCACGAGCCTCTACTTGATCACCCATCATCAGGGCCCAGTGCCCCAGCCATCAGGCCATCCCTGTCCCTTTTTCCCAAGGGCAGGCTGGAGCCACAAAGTGCCCCGGCAGTCCCCTGGAGATGGCACAGAAGAAAACCCAGAGACCAAGTCCTGAACCTTTTCATGTGCAAAACTGGGGAAAGGAACTCTGTCTAGGTGATCCCCAAGAGGACCTGTATTTCAGGCCATCTGGACCTGTATTGTCTAATTCAATAGCCACTAACCACGTATGGCTACTCAGCcttaactttaaatttaaattaaatacacacaATTCAGTTCCTGaatcacactagccacattttaagtgctcaatagTCATATGTGGTCACTATACTAGACAGCAAGGATCAGAGTATCCATAGCAGAAAGCTATATTGGACAGCCGTACCTAGACATCTGGAATGCCAGGAAAGAGAGTCTGGATTGGGATGGGGAGGTAAGGATCTCTGTGTTCTAGACATCTGACACTATCCTCTCCTGTAATCCTCCAACAAGCCTGTGATATGGGGCACTGTCACCTCATTTTTattgactgagaaactgagactcaagtaAGTGACCAACCTAGGTCCCAGAGCCAATAAATAAGACACAAATTCAAATGAAGCCTAATTCACTCATCTAAAAAGAGTAGCTTTACTCTTTGTTGTACACATTCTTCTAAAAATAACTCCATGAGGTGGGggtctgtttgttctctgtatcttagTTTCAGGATACTGCTCTTTACACATAAGAGGCATCCGATAATTTTTTACTGAATTGAAATAACTATGAGGGCCAAAGGTGAATGGCAGATCAGGGATAAACTAGAGAGAGGCACACTCAGCCTACTGCAGGCATATGAGTCCAGGATGGTAGGTATAGAATGTTCTAGGAAGCTGGAGAAGTTCATGAAAACTCTAGATTCTTAGCatatttgttaattattttaaaaacagtgcACAGACAGGGCAAGCAAAGCATGTCTGTAAACATATCTGCTTTCCTCCCCCTACAATTTGGCCCCCAACCCCAAATTGAGGTCTGCAGCAAAGGCAAGTTGAGAATAGAATCTTGGGGGCTGTTGGCCCAGAGCCAGAGTTGCTCCCGAGGTAGAAGGGATGGAGCAGGTGGGAGAGGATGGCGGCTCCACTCAGGGCCGACCCCCAGGAGACCTCAGGAGGGAAGGGTCACAGGAAAGGCAGCCTTGCTGAACTCTGTCTAGGTAGCTAGACTCTGCCCTACCCGCGGGCCGCCACCTCCCAAACCAGTCCAACCCGTCGGTGGCGGCAGTTCCCTCCCGGGCACCATCCGGGGAAACAGAGGGAGGAAGGTCAGATGGGCAGGGCTAGGGCAGAAGCCCTgcttccccctacccccaccccatacCCCTACCCTGCCGCTcggaccccacccacccaccctcttCGGCCAGACCTGCTGGCCCCAGGGGCTCTTTCGGCGTCGGGTCCAGGACCGACGCGAGGAGCCTAGCCCAGTTTTGGGGCCGCTGGCCGGCTCGCCCAGAGCTCGCCCACTCGCCCGCTGTGCGCCTTGCGTAAGCAGCTGCGCCTCTTCCTgacttagtttccttatctgtgaaatgctGTTAAAAATAGACCTTCCTGATCCTCCAGGTCACtgtgaggatggagagagaaaacagGTCGAGGGCTCTCCTCAGCACCTGGCAAAAAGGCGGCGCTGCATGAACCAGGCTCCTTGTTTTATTTAGGGCTTTGACCCAGCTCCTAATTCCACCCCTCTCGCAGGAGCCTCTAAGCACTGTCCAGAAGGATCTGTCCGAGCCGAAGCTGCGGACAAAGGAGGCTAACCAGTGAACAAgacccatttcacaggtgggcAAACCACAAAGTGCTGCACGTCCTGCGAGTTGAAGCCAGGATCCCCGTCCCCAGGTGGGACTCGTACCCTCTCTGAGGCTTCCTCTCATCCCCCAACGCCCCACCCACGGATTTCAAACGCTTCCCACAAATGACCCCAAATATCTCGCCCCGAGCCCTTCTCATTAGCATCCCCTGGGAAAGCAGCCCCAGCTAGCTCCCTCCCCACCGGCTTCTCTGACGTCAGCCTCAGGAGGCTGCGGAGGGGAAGTATGGGGAGCCCGGATACCGGGTCTGGCTTTTCTGCCCTTCCCCAACTGGGGGCAATCTTGGGGACTCCCAGCGACGGAGGAGGCCGCGAGCCTGGCGGCGTGCTGTGTAACTCTGTCTGCTCGCCagccctctctgagccccagttgtCTTGGCTCTTCTTAAAAGAGGGGGCTGGCTGACGGCACAATTTCTAAAGCCTCGTCCAGGCTGAAGGTGAGTCCCTGCCCGGTCCCCGCCTTCCCAAGGAGGGAGAGGTGCCTCGgcagccccccaccccggtcAGGCACCCCAGGCCCAGCCCGCACGTACCTGGCTGCCCGGTGCCGCCGCTCTGCGCTGCTCCTGCCCGGCCCACCTGGGGCTCAGGTAGCACGCGTTTGCGCAACTTCCGGCGGCTGGCCGCGGTCAGGTGAACCCCGTCCGCCCAGGTATTACTCGAAAAGGGAGAGCGAAAGCCAGGCAGCGGCCGGAACCGGAGCCCAGGCGGGCTGGCAGCCGACTCGGCGCGGGGATCGGGTCCCAGCCGCCCTTGGTCTATCACAGGAAGCTCTTCCGCGAGCCGGGCCCGCCCATCCCACAGCTGCCCAGGCCCCATCGGCACATCTGGCGCACAGAGTCCTTGAGGCCCACTCGCGTAAGCGCACCCATCTTAGAGATGGGAAAGCtgagccctgcctcccccacagtCACAATGACAATTAATGTTCACCGTGGCAGGCATAAGATAGTGCTTTTCCTGATATCAATTAACCcattttaatcttcccaa
It contains:
- the FAM110A gene encoding protein FAM110A is translated as MPVDTLTPGARDTPTPPFRLRTKVPGYLLRRPADGGARKPSAVERLEADKAKYVKSLHVANTRQEPVQPLLSKQPLFSPGTRRTVLTPSRRVLPGPGRRPQLDLDILSSLINLCDSPVSPAEASRTPGRAEGTRQAPPATPPRPQPSTAAVRRVDVLPLPASPARPCPSPGAAAASSPTRPPGLQRSKSDLSERFSRAAADLERFFNFCGLDPEEARGLGVAHLARASSDIVSLAGPSAGPASSEGGCSRRSSATVEERARERVPYGVSVVERNARVIKWLYGLRQAWESPAAEG